In Syntrophomonas wolfei subsp. wolfei str. Goettingen G311, a single window of DNA contains:
- the glpX gene encoding class II fructose-bisphosphatase, whose protein sequence is MERELALEFARVTEAAALAAARWVGKGDKEAADDAAVTAMRVMFDTVSVDGVVVIGEGEMDEAPMLYIGEKVGIGVPPLVDIAVDPLEGTNIVAKGLTGAIAVLAIGPRGTLLHAPDMYMDKIAVGPECKGRVHLDASIKENLWEVARGLDKLISEVTVVVLERERHQHIIEEVRRVGARIKLITDGDVSPAVAAAYPESGVDIVLGIGGAPEGVITAAALKCLGGDFQARLYPEDENEIARCHKMGINDINKIFTIDEMVQSEDVIFAATGITDSFLLKGVRYFKRRAVTQTLVMRSQSGTIRHIEANHHLDKKPLFKDQRIQLKMD, encoded by the coding sequence TTGGAGAGGGAATTGGCTCTGGAGTTTGCCCGGGTTACAGAGGCTGCAGCTCTGGCCGCTGCACGATGGGTCGGTAAAGGAGATAAAGAGGCAGCAGATGACGCAGCCGTAACTGCTATGAGAGTCATGTTCGATACGGTATCGGTTGATGGCGTAGTGGTTATCGGGGAAGGAGAAATGGATGAAGCCCCCATGCTCTATATCGGGGAAAAAGTAGGTATTGGTGTTCCTCCCCTGGTAGATATTGCGGTAGACCCCCTTGAAGGTACTAACATTGTGGCCAAGGGTCTTACTGGTGCCATTGCCGTACTGGCTATTGGACCTCGGGGAACCCTTCTTCATGCACCGGACATGTATATGGATAAAATTGCTGTGGGTCCGGAATGTAAAGGCCGGGTACATTTGGATGCATCCATAAAAGAAAACCTCTGGGAAGTAGCCCGGGGTTTGGATAAACTGATAAGTGAAGTTACTGTAGTGGTTTTAGAGCGTGAGCGGCACCAGCATATAATTGAAGAAGTAAGGCGGGTAGGGGCGCGTATCAAGTTGATTACTGACGGGGATGTATCTCCAGCGGTGGCGGCGGCGTATCCCGAATCCGGGGTAGATATAGTATTGGGTATCGGTGGTGCTCCCGAAGGGGTCATTACCGCCGCAGCCTTGAAGTGTTTGGGAGGCGATTTTCAAGCCCGCCTCTATCCGGAGGATGAGAATGAAATTGCCCGCTGTCATAAGATGGGTATAAACGACATTAATAAGATTTTTACCATAGATGAAATGGTTCAGTCAGAGGACGTAATATTTGCTGCCACGGGTATTACTGATTCATTTCTATTAAAAGGGGTACGTTATTTTAAACGGCGGGCGGTTACCCAGACGCTAGTAATGAGAAGTCAATCCGGAACAATAAGGCATATAGAAGCTAATCATCACCTGGATAAGAAACCTTTATTTAAAGATCAGCGTATACAGTTAAAGATGGACTAG
- a CDS encoding class II fructose-1,6-bisphosphate aldolase: MALVSVSKLLFQADRGGYAVGAFNANNMEIVQAIIRAAELERSPVIMQASQGAINYAGLEFISGMVKIAAESSSVPVALHLDHGTDFEQVVKCIRSGFSSVMYDGSKLPLEENIAMTKKVLDIARPIEVSVEAELGKIGGTEDDIHVSEKEALYTDPEEARYFVEQTGVESLAIAIGTAHGQYKGEPRLDFERLAQIKSLVKIPIVLHGSSGVPDESLRKAIKLGVCKVNIDTNIREALVWTMRKVMAENPAEIDPRKILGPARDAAVEIIREKIRVFGSSGQA, encoded by the coding sequence GTGGCATTAGTGTCAGTAAGCAAATTATTATTCCAAGCAGACAGAGGAGGCTATGCGGTTGGGGCTTTTAATGCCAATAACATGGAAATCGTACAGGCCATAATTAGAGCGGCAGAACTGGAGAGATCTCCGGTTATTATGCAGGCCAGCCAGGGGGCTATAAACTATGCCGGGCTGGAGTTCATAAGCGGGATGGTAAAGATTGCTGCAGAATCCAGTTCGGTACCGGTGGCCTTACATCTAGACCACGGTACTGATTTTGAGCAGGTGGTAAAGTGTATTCGCAGCGGTTTTTCCTCGGTGATGTATGATGGTTCCAAACTTCCCCTGGAAGAAAATATAGCTATGACTAAAAAAGTTTTGGATATAGCTAGACCTATAGAAGTATCAGTGGAGGCGGAGCTGGGAAAGATAGGGGGAACTGAGGACGACATTCATGTGAGTGAGAAGGAAGCCCTGTATACCGATCCCGAAGAAGCCAGATATTTTGTGGAACAGACCGGGGTGGAAAGCCTGGCTATCGCTATAGGTACAGCTCATGGGCAGTATAAAGGAGAGCCCCGGCTCGATTTTGAGCGCTTGGCCCAAATCAAGTCCCTGGTAAAAATACCCATAGTCCTCCACGGCTCTTCCGGGGTGCCGGACGAATCACTTAGAAAGGCTATAAAACTTGGAGTATGCAAGGTGAATATTGATACCAATATCAGAGAAGCTTTGGTCTGGACCATGCGAAAAGTTATGGCGGAGAACCCGGCAGAAATTGATCCCCGGAAAATTCTGGGGCCGGCCCGCGATGCCGCAGTGGAGATAATCAGGGAAAAGATCAGGGTATTCGGTAGCTCAGGCCAGGCATAG
- the fsa gene encoding fructose-6-phosphate aldolase has product MRIFIDSANIEEIKEINGMGFLAGVTTNPSLVAKEKKDYKGLIREISMLVDGPISAEVIALDYQAMVQEGEELASIHPNVVIKIPLCEEGLKAIHALKQKGIATNATLVFSANQALLAARAGASYVSPFIGRVDDTGNDGLTLLDDIVQIFDQYMVETEVIAASIRHPMHVVASAKIGSNIATIPYQVIKQMVKHPLSDAGIEKFMSDWKKAF; this is encoded by the coding sequence TTGCGGATTTTTATTGATTCTGCTAACATTGAAGAGATAAAAGAGATAAACGGCATGGGTTTTCTGGCGGGAGTAACCACCAATCCCAGTCTGGTAGCTAAAGAAAAAAAAGACTACAAAGGGTTGATCCGGGAGATATCCATGCTGGTGGATGGACCGATAAGTGCGGAAGTAATAGCGCTTGATTATCAGGCTATGGTACAAGAGGGAGAAGAATTAGCATCTATTCATCCCAATGTGGTGATTAAAATACCCCTTTGCGAAGAGGGACTGAAAGCAATCCATGCCCTCAAGCAAAAAGGTATTGCTACCAATGCCACCTTGGTATTTTCCGCTAACCAGGCTCTATTGGCAGCCAGAGCCGGAGCTAGCTATGTCAGTCCTTTTATTGGCCGGGTCGATGATACCGGAAACGATGGGCTTACATTATTGGATGATATTGTCCAGATTTTTGACCAGTATATGGTGGAAACCGAGGTGATTGCGGCCAGCATCCGGCATCCTATGCATGTTGTGGCATCCGCCAAAATTGGTTCCAATATAGCCACCATACCCTACCAGGTAATCAAACAGATGGTAAAGCATCCACTTTCTGATGCAGGTATAGAGAAATTTATGAGCGATTGGAAAAAGGCTTTCTAA
- a CDS encoding response regulator: MWGEMMKRRIMIVDDQKGVRRLLEELFKREGWEVYAAADGKEAIEKVGQFQPSILLIDMKMPNMNGLEASQKILEKHQELAIIMMTAYGEMEVVKRALESGVRKCITKPFDILYLRDEVNRIVAEEVS, translated from the coding sequence ATGTGGGGTGAGATGATGAAGCGAAGAATAATGATAGTGGACGATCAAAAAGGAGTAAGGCGCCTGTTGGAAGAGCTCTTTAAAAGAGAGGGCTGGGAGGTTTATGCTGCTGCGGACGGAAAGGAAGCTATTGAAAAAGTGGGTCAATTTCAACCATCTATCCTCCTGATAGACATGAAAATGCCCAATATGAATGGACTGGAAGCTTCCCAAAAAATACTGGAGAAGCACCAGGAACTGGCTATAATAATGATGACGGCCTATGGGGAGATGGAAGTAGTAAAAAGGGCTCTGGAGTCAGGGGTCAGAAAGTGTATAACCAAGCCTTTTGATATTCTTTATTTGAGAGATGAAGTTAACCGAATAGTTGCGGAAGAGGTATCATAA